Proteins from a single region of Streptomyces sp. HUAS 15-9:
- a CDS encoding non-homologous end joining protein Ku, whose amino-acid sequence MRVRKVCELEDREVRQDEIGKGYELTRTQVIPVSDEELRNLPLPTAKAIEIQGFVPWESIDPIRVGEGYYLQPDGQVAVKPYELLRRALERSSRVAVAKFAWSGRERLGLLRVRENALVLHAMRWPDEIRDPTELYPPAVEVSQAEVDEAVLLIDRMATDRLEGADFVDHYTEALEKVIEAKREEKPLPQVPEPEIQPGKVVDLMAALQESVARAQASRGEDTEANVHKMPPKAAVRKAAKKTPATKATAKKSTAGKATAKKTTGRGPRSA is encoded by the coding sequence GTGCGGGTGCGGAAGGTGTGCGAGCTGGAGGACCGTGAGGTCCGCCAGGACGAGATCGGCAAGGGCTACGAGCTCACCAGGACACAGGTCATCCCGGTCTCGGACGAGGAACTGCGGAATCTTCCGTTGCCGACGGCGAAGGCGATCGAGATCCAGGGGTTCGTGCCGTGGGAGTCGATCGACCCGATCAGGGTGGGGGAGGGCTATTACCTGCAGCCGGACGGGCAGGTTGCGGTGAAGCCGTACGAGCTGTTGCGCAGGGCGTTGGAGCGGTCGTCGCGGGTGGCGGTGGCGAAGTTCGCCTGGAGCGGCCGGGAGCGGCTGGGACTGCTGCGGGTGAGGGAGAACGCGCTGGTGCTGCACGCGATGCGCTGGCCCGACGAGATCCGCGACCCGACGGAGCTGTATCCGCCGGCGGTGGAGGTGTCGCAGGCGGAGGTCGATGAGGCCGTGCTGCTCATCGACCGGATGGCCACCGACCGGCTGGAGGGCGCGGACTTCGTCGACCACTACACCGAGGCCCTGGAGAAGGTGATCGAGGCGAAGCGGGAGGAGAAGCCTCTGCCGCAGGTGCCGGAGCCGGAGATCCAGCCGGGCAAGGTGGTGGACCTGATGGCCGCGCTGCAGGAGTCCGTGGCCCGGGCGCAGGCCTCCCGTGGCGAGGACACGGAGGCCAACGTCCACAAGATGCCCCCGAAGGCCGCCGTCAGGAAGGCGGCGAAGAAGACACCGG